Proteins encoded by one window of Rouxiella chamberiensis:
- the clcA gene encoding H(+)/Cl(-) exchange transporter ClcA — protein sequence MNQFPMLGPRATALSQRRRPSDVLRQFLRRDKTPVAILVVAALVGILAGLLGVAFERAVDWVIHLRLTEWHKVSDPAWLLWGATFLISALLAMMGYFLVRRFAPEASGSGIPEIEGALEALRPVRWWRVIPVKFVGGMGTLGAGMVLGREGPTVQMGANLGQMLADIFRMRSAEARHTLLATGAAAGLSAAFNAPLAGILFIIEEMRLQFRYSLISVKAVFIGVIMSSIVYRLFNGERAVIDVGVLANVSLNTFWLYLLLGMVFGGVGVGFNALIFRTQDMFARLHGGKLNRILLTGGLLGGLCGLLGLFQPEAAGGGFALIPLAAAGSYSLGMLLFIFFARVVTTLLCFSSGAPGGIFAPMLALGTLLGTAFGMAAAALFPQYGIEPGTFAIAGMGALFAATVRAPLTGIVLVLEMTENYQLILPMIITCLGATLMAQFLGGKPLYSTLLTRILLKQEREQADSTVR from the coding sequence ATGAACCAATTTCCGATGCTTGGTCCCCGCGCTACCGCACTTTCGCAGCGCAGGCGTCCCAGCGACGTATTGCGTCAATTTTTGCGCCGTGACAAAACGCCGGTGGCTATTTTGGTAGTGGCTGCGCTTGTCGGGATTCTGGCGGGACTGCTGGGTGTCGCGTTCGAGAGGGCCGTGGATTGGGTTATTCACCTCAGGCTGACGGAATGGCACAAGGTCAGCGACCCTGCCTGGCTGCTGTGGGGCGCAACGTTTCTGATCTCGGCACTGCTGGCGATGATGGGCTATTTTCTGGTGCGCCGGTTTGCGCCCGAAGCCAGTGGTTCCGGCATTCCGGAAATCGAAGGCGCGCTGGAAGCGTTGAGGCCCGTTCGCTGGTGGCGAGTTATTCCGGTAAAATTTGTGGGCGGCATGGGCACGCTGGGCGCAGGAATGGTGCTCGGACGCGAAGGACCCACCGTGCAAATGGGCGCCAATCTGGGGCAGATGCTGGCCGATATTTTTCGTATGCGCTCTGCCGAAGCCCGTCATACGCTGCTTGCTACCGGTGCGGCGGCGGGGCTGTCGGCCGCGTTCAATGCGCCGCTGGCCGGTATTCTTTTTATTATTGAAGAGATGCGTCTCCAGTTTCGCTACAGCCTGATTTCGGTCAAGGCGGTGTTTATCGGCGTGATTATGTCGAGCATCGTCTATCGGTTGTTCAACGGCGAACGGGCGGTTATCGACGTTGGTGTGCTGGCGAACGTGTCGCTGAACACTTTCTGGCTGTATCTACTGCTGGGAATGGTTTTCGGCGGGGTGGGCGTCGGCTTCAATGCGCTTATCTTCCGCACTCAGGATATGTTTGCCCGTTTGCACGGCGGCAAGCTGAACAGGATTTTGCTGACTGGCGGTCTGCTCGGCGGCCTTTGCGGACTTCTGGGGTTGTTCCAACCCGAAGCGGCAGGCGGGGGATTTGCGCTGATCCCGCTGGCTGCGGCGGGCAGTTATTCCCTTGGCATGCTGCTGTTTATCTTTTTTGCCCGGGTAGTGACCACATTATTGTGTTTTTCTTCGGGCGCGCCGGGCGGGATTTTTGCCCCCATGCTGGCGTTGGGCACCTTGCTTGGCACCGCGTTCGGCATGGCCGCCGCCGCCCTGTTTCCGCAGTACGGCATCGAGCCAGGCACCTTTGCGATTGCCGGAATGGGCGCGCTGTTTGCCGCCACCGTGCGTGCGCCGCTCACCGGCATTGTGCTGGTGCTCGAGATGACCGAAAATTATCAGCTCATCCTGCCGATGATCATTACCTGCCTCGGCGCGACGCTGATGGCGCAGTTTCTGGGCGGCAAGCCCTTGTATTCCACTCTGTTGACCCGCATCTTGCTAAAGCAGGAACGAGAGCAGGCCGACAGCACCGTTAGATAA
- the hemL gene encoding glutamate-1-semialdehyde 2,1-aminomutase encodes MSKSESLFTQAQTLIPGGVNSPVRAFNGVGGVPLFIERADGAYLYDADGKAYLDYVGSWGPMVLGHNNAAIRDAVIEAAQRGLSFGAPTEMEVKMAELVTTLVPSMDMVRMVNSGTEATMSAIRLARGFTHRDKIIKFEGCYHGHADCLLVKAGSGALTLGQPNSPGVPADFAKHTLTCTYNDLDSVRAVFEQYPEDVACLIVEPVAGNMNCVPPQPEFLTGLRALCDEFGALLIIDEVMTGFRVALGGAQAHYNVVPDLTCLGKIIGGGMPVGAFGGRREVMEALAPTGPVYQAGTLSGNPIAMAAGLACLTQVAEPGVHQTLTALTTQLAEGLKEAAAAENIPFVVNHVGGMFGLFFTELSTVTSYQDVMQSNVERFKTFFHLMLEEGVYLAPSAFEAGFMSLAHTPEDIQHTIDAARRCFAKL; translated from the coding sequence ATGAGTAAGTCAGAAAGTCTATTCACCCAAGCGCAAACGCTGATCCCGGGAGGCGTGAACTCGCCGGTACGTGCGTTCAACGGCGTCGGCGGTGTGCCACTGTTCATTGAGCGCGCCGACGGTGCGTATTTATATGATGCAGACGGTAAAGCCTATCTGGACTATGTAGGTTCATGGGGTCCGATGGTGCTGGGCCACAACAATGCCGCCATTCGCGACGCGGTGATTGAAGCTGCCCAGCGCGGCCTGAGCTTTGGCGCGCCGACCGAAATGGAAGTCAAAATGGCCGAGCTGGTCACCACACTGGTGCCAAGCATGGACATGGTGCGCATGGTGAACTCCGGTACCGAAGCGACCATGAGCGCCATTCGTCTGGCCCGTGGCTTCACTCATCGTGACAAGATAATCAAATTCGAAGGCTGCTATCACGGTCACGCCGACTGTCTGCTGGTGAAAGCCGGTTCGGGCGCGCTGACGCTGGGTCAGCCAAACTCGCCGGGCGTGCCTGCCGATTTCGCCAAACATACCCTGACCTGTACCTATAACGATCTGGACTCTGTGCGTGCCGTGTTCGAGCAATATCCTGAAGACGTGGCCTGTCTCATCGTCGAACCAGTTGCTGGCAACATGAACTGCGTACCGCCGCAGCCGGAATTCCTGACGGGCCTTCGCGCACTGTGCGACGAGTTCGGCGCACTGCTTATCATTGATGAAGTGATGACCGGTTTCCGCGTTGCGCTGGGCGGTGCCCAGGCGCATTACAACGTGGTGCCGGATCTGACCTGCCTCGGAAAAATCATCGGGGGCGGCATGCCGGTAGGCGCATTCGGTGGCCGTCGCGAAGTGATGGAAGCGCTGGCTCCGACAGGTCCGGTTTATCAGGCGGGTACGCTTTCCGGTAACCCGATTGCGATGGCTGCCGGTCTTGCCTGTCTGACCCAGGTTGCAGAACCTGGCGTTCATCAGACGCTGACCGCCCTGACCACTCAACTGGCAGAAGGTCTGAAAGAAGCCGCTGCCGCCGAAAACATCCCGTTTGTGGTAAACCACGTCGGCGGCATGTTTGGCCTGTTCTTTACCGAACTGAGCACCGTCACAAGTTATCAGGACGTGATGCAGTCCAACGTTGAACGCTTCAAGACTTTCTTCCACCTGATGCTGGAAGAAGGCGTATATCTCGCGCCTTCCGCCTTCGAAGCAGGCTTTATGTCACTGGCCCACACGCCGGAAGATATCCAGCACACCATCGACGCCGCACGTCGCTGCTTCGCAAAACTGTAA
- the mtnN gene encoding 5'-methylthioadenosine/S-adenosylhomocysteine nucleosidase: MKVGIIGAMEQEVTLLRDKIENRQTLQRAGCEIYTGQLHGVDVALLKSGIGKVSAAMGTTLLLEHCQPDVVINTGSAGGLAKSLKVGDIVVSEEVRYHDADVTAFGYEPGQMAGCPPSFVADADLVKLAETCITGLDLNAVRGLICSGDAFINGAEPLARIRNTFPTVAAVEMEAAAVGHVCHLFNTPFVVVRAISDVADTESHLSFEEFLVVAAEQSTLMVDAMLKSLAANPR; this comes from the coding sequence ATGAAAGTAGGCATCATCGGCGCAATGGAACAGGAAGTGACCCTGCTGCGCGACAAAATCGAAAATCGTCAAACCCTGCAACGCGCGGGCTGTGAAATCTATACCGGCCAGCTGCACGGCGTAGACGTTGCGCTGCTGAAATCGGGCATCGGCAAGGTGTCGGCCGCGATGGGCACGACCTTGCTGCTCGAGCACTGCCAGCCGGACGTGGTGATTAACACCGGTTCCGCAGGCGGTCTTGCCAAGTCGCTGAAAGTGGGTGATATCGTGGTGTCCGAAGAAGTGCGCTACCACGATGCCGACGTGACCGCATTTGGTTACGAGCCGGGCCAGATGGCCGGTTGTCCGCCGTCGTTCGTTGCCGATGCCGATCTGGTTAAACTGGCAGAAACCTGCATCACCGGCCTTGATCTGAATGCGGTTCGTGGTCTGATTTGCAGCGGCGATGCCTTTATCAACGGTGCCGAGCCGCTGGCGCGCATCCGCAACACCTTCCCGACCGTGGCTGCCGTAGAAATGGAAGCCGCTGCCGTGGGTCACGTCTGTCATCTATTCAACACGCCGTTTGTGGTTGTGCGCGCCATTTCCGACGTCGCCGATACCGAATCTCACCTGAGCTTTGAAGAGTTTTTGGTGGTGGCGGCCGAGCAGTCAACCCTGATGGTCGATGCGATGCTGAAATCCCTGGCTGCGAATCCGCGCTAA
- the btuF gene encoding vitamin B12 ABC transporter substrate-binding protein BtuF has product MKRLLPLCLLSALWLPLAAIAQVAERVVSLAPNLTELAYAAGLGDKLVGVSAYSDFPPQAARIEQVANWQGLNVERILALKPDLVLAWRGGNPQRPLDQLASLGIPIVYLDPESVEQVAQALDSLAHYSATPARAHDAASHIRQQLAALQARRAKRPPLPVFIQFSTQPLFTSSAKTLQSQIASLCGAQNIFADSPAPWPQVSREQVLSRKPQAIIFPGDDTQQTTINQFWHGQLAVPTLAVNADWFNRAGPRVMLAARQLCQEIDALPSAPP; this is encoded by the coding sequence ATGAAACGCCTGCTCCCGCTCTGCCTGCTGAGTGCGCTGTGGCTGCCGCTGGCGGCCATAGCGCAGGTTGCGGAACGGGTGGTCAGTCTTGCGCCCAACCTGACCGAACTGGCCTACGCCGCGGGTCTGGGCGACAAGCTGGTGGGCGTCAGCGCCTATTCCGATTTTCCGCCGCAGGCGGCCCGCATCGAGCAGGTAGCCAACTGGCAAGGGCTGAACGTCGAACGTATTCTGGCGTTGAAACCCGATCTGGTGCTGGCGTGGCGTGGCGGCAATCCGCAGCGCCCGCTGGATCAACTGGCTTCACTCGGGATCCCCATTGTCTATCTTGATCCCGAAAGCGTCGAGCAGGTGGCGCAGGCGCTCGACAGTCTGGCGCACTACAGCGCCACGCCAGCCCGCGCTCATGATGCCGCGAGCCACATCCGCCAGCAGTTGGCCGCGTTGCAGGCAAGACGCGCCAAACGCCCTCCTCTGCCGGTGTTTATCCAGTTTTCGACCCAGCCGCTGTTTACTTCATCTGCAAAAACGCTGCAAAGCCAGATTGCGAGCCTGTGCGGTGCGCAAAATATCTTTGCCGACAGCCCTGCGCCCTGGCCACAGGTCAGCCGGGAACAGGTGTTGAGCCGCAAACCGCAGGCGATTATCTTTCCGGGCGACGACACGCAGCAGACCACTATCAACCAGTTCTGGCACGGGCAACTCGCCGTGCCCACGCTGGCAGTGAATGCCGACTGGTTCAATCGTGCGGGTCCACGGGTCATGCTGGCAGCCCGGCAGTTATGCCAGGAAATCGACGCGCTGCCGTCTGCACCGCCATAA
- the erpA gene encoding iron-sulfur cluster insertion protein ErpA, giving the protein MSEPILSEPTLDAPVALPLQFTEAAARKVKNLVADEENPDLKLRVYITGGGCSGFQYGFTFDDKINDGDMTIEKSGVALVVDPMSLQYLVGGSVDYTEGLEGSRFVVTNPNAKTTCGCGSSFSI; this is encoded by the coding sequence ATGAGTGAACCTATTTTAAGCGAGCCAACCCTGGATGCGCCCGTCGCGCTGCCGTTGCAATTTACCGAAGCCGCAGCCCGTAAAGTGAAAAATCTGGTCGCAGACGAAGAAAATCCAGACCTGAAACTGCGCGTATACATTACTGGCGGCGGTTGCAGTGGCTTCCAGTATGGCTTCACCTTCGATGACAAGATAAACGACGGTGACATGACCATCGAGAAATCCGGCGTCGCGCTGGTGGTAGACCCGATGAGCCTGCAATATCTGGTCGGCGGTTCGGTGGATTACACAGAAGGACTGGAAGGTTCGCGTTTCGTGGTGACTAACCCGAATGCCAAAACCACCTGCGGTTGCGGTTCCTCCTTCAGTATCTAA